The following are encoded in a window of Impatiens glandulifera chromosome 5, dImpGla2.1, whole genome shotgun sequence genomic DNA:
- the LOC124940180 gene encoding transcription repressor OFP12-like gives MRSIIGRNLLNLCFTNFKRSIPIEPTYFYQEEDDDQYRKRSVNTSVVGGGGDGGDGDSTITKTFNSLYDLTSSIPKPLRTHISSSTFSDDVNSIESPETIPDIATVYASQRFFFASPGRSNSIVDSSSSSLSLTSPSSSNPPEEEGEESPEIGGVAVPTYSPDPYLDFRRSMEEMVEARNLFDVRSNWECLHELLLCYLALNPKSNHKFIVGAFSDLLVSLMDSQSGYSTGAGCIATATAAATAGGGSE, from the coding sequence ATGCGGAGCATAATAGGAAGAAATCTCCTAAATCTCtgttttacaaatttcaaaCGCTCGATTCCTATTGAACCCACATATTTTTatcaagaagaagatgatgatcaatatCGCAAACGCTCTGTAAATACCTCAGTCGTCGGCGGCGGTGGCGACGGCGGCGATGGAGATTCAACCATTACAAAGACATTCAATTCACTCTACGACCTCACTTCCTCCATACCCAAACCTTTAAGAACTCACATTTCATCTTCCACCTTCTCCGACGACGTAAATTCAATCGAATCCCCTGAAACAATTCCCGATATCGCCACCGTTTACGCTTCACAACGCTTCTTCTTCGCATCTCCAGGCCGTTCAAACTCAATCGTCGACTCTTCTTCCTCCTCACTTTCTCTGACGTCACCCTCTTCGTCAAATCCACCGGAGGAGGAGGGGGAGGAGTCGCCGGAAATCGGGGGAGTCGCGGTGCCGACGTACTCGCCGGACCCATATCTTGATTTCAGACGATCGATGGAAGAGATGGTGGAGGCACGTAACTTGTTCGACGTAAGATCTAACTGGGAATGCTTGCACGAATTGTTGCTATGTTATCTTGCTCTTAATCCTAAGAGTAATCATAAGTTCATCGTCGGTGCTTTCTCAGATTTGCTTGTTAGTTTAATGGATTCTCAATCTGGGTATAGCACTGGCGCCGGATGCATCGCCACCGCCACCGCCGCCGCCACCGCCGGCGGCGGCAGTGAGTAG